The Streptomyces pactum genome contains a region encoding:
- a CDS encoding toxin-antitoxin system antitoxin component: MAKTRKAQLNVRVDEGTARAAREKALARGMSVNRYIEELVRQDTGEAGHTFVEAAADFMRQYEKVFTEEVGDGSR, encoded by the coding sequence ATGGCGAAGACCCGGAAGGCCCAGCTGAACGTGCGGGTGGACGAGGGCACCGCCCGGGCGGCCCGCGAGAAGGCCCTGGCCCGGGGGATGAGCGTCAACCGCTACATCGAGGAACTGGTCCGGCAGGACACCGGCGAGGCCGGCCACACCTTCGTGGAGGCCGCCGCCGACTTCATGCGGCAGTACGAGAAGGTGTTCACCGAGGAGGTCGGCGACGGCAGCCGCTGA
- a CDS encoding adenosylmethionine--8-amino-7-oxononanoate transaminase, protein MPEPALTVDELLAIDRRHVWHPYGPMPGRQDPLVVESASGVRLRPADGAGELVDGMSSWWSAIHGYNHPVLNEAAREQLGRMSHVMFGGLTHEPAVRLAKLLVDMSPEGLEHVFLADSGSVSVEVAVKMCLQYWRSLGRPAKRRLLTWRGGYHGDTWQPMSVCDPEGGMHELWTGVLPLQVFADAPPAEYEESYAERLRSLIERHADELAAVIVEPVVQGAGGMRFHSPAYLRVLREACDAHGVLLVFDEIATGFGRTGALFAAEHAAVTPDVMCVGKALTGGYLTMAATLCTSRVADGISRGEVPVLAHGPTFMGNPLAAAVACASIGLLLGQDWLAEVKRIEAGLRDGLAPALELPGVTDVRVLGAIGVVQLDHAVDMRAATEAAVREGVWLRPFRDLVYTMPPYVTGDADVARIARAVCAAAREG, encoded by the coding sequence ATGCCTGAGCCCGCCCTGACCGTGGACGAGTTGCTGGCCATCGACCGGCGGCACGTCTGGCATCCGTACGGCCCCATGCCCGGCCGGCAGGACCCGCTCGTCGTGGAGTCGGCGAGCGGGGTGCGGCTGCGGCCCGCCGACGGCGCGGGCGAGCTCGTCGACGGCATGTCGTCCTGGTGGTCGGCGATCCACGGCTACAACCACCCGGTGCTGAACGAGGCCGCGCGCGAGCAGCTCGGGCGGATGAGCCACGTGATGTTCGGCGGGCTCACCCACGAGCCCGCCGTGCGGCTGGCGAAGCTCCTCGTCGACATGTCCCCCGAGGGCCTGGAGCACGTCTTCCTCGCCGACTCCGGGTCGGTGTCGGTCGAGGTCGCGGTCAAGATGTGCCTGCAGTACTGGCGTTCACTGGGCCGCCCCGCGAAGCGGCGCCTGCTGACCTGGCGCGGCGGCTATCACGGCGACACCTGGCAGCCCATGTCGGTGTGCGACCCCGAGGGCGGGATGCACGAGTTGTGGACGGGCGTCCTGCCGCTCCAGGTCTTCGCGGACGCGCCGCCGGCGGAGTACGAGGAGTCGTACGCCGAACGGTTGCGGTCACTGATCGAGCGTCACGCCGACGAACTGGCCGCGGTGATCGTCGAGCCGGTGGTGCAGGGCGCGGGCGGGATGCGGTTCCACTCCCCCGCGTATCTGCGGGTACTGCGGGAGGCGTGCGACGCGCACGGTGTGCTGCTGGTGTTCGACGAGATCGCGACCGGGTTCGGGCGTACGGGCGCGTTGTTCGCGGCGGAGCACGCGGCGGTGACGCCGGACGTGATGTGCGTGGGCAAAGCGCTGACCGGCGGGTACCTGACGATGGCGGCCACGCTGTGCACGTCCCGGGTGGCCGACGGCATCTCGCGGGGCGAGGTACCGGTGCTGGCCCACGGGCCGACGTTCATGGGCAATCCGCTGGCGGCCGCCGTGGCCTGCGCGTCCATCGGGCTGCTCCTCGGCCAGGACTGGCTCGCGGAGGTCAAGCGGATCGAGGCGGGGCTGCGCGACGGACTGGCGCCCGCCCTCGAACTGCCGGGCGTGACCGACGTACGGGTGCTCGGCGCGATCGGCGTGGTGCAGCTCGACCACGCCGTCGACATGCGGGCGGCTACGGAGGCGGCCGTGCGCGAGGGCGTGTGGCTGCGGCCGTTCCGCGACCTGGTCTACACCATGCCTCCGTACGTCACGGGGGACGCGGACGTGGCGCGGATCGCCCGCGCGGTGTGCGCGGCGGCACGGGAGGGATGA
- a CDS encoding SGNH/GDSL hydrolase family protein encodes MQTNPTHTSLVAVGDSFTEGMSDLLPDGSYRGWADLLATRMAARSPGFRYANLAVRGKLIGQIVDEQVDVAAAMGADVITLVGGLNDTLRPKCDMARVRDLLTQAVERLAPNCGQLVLMRSPGRQGPVLERFRPRMEALFAIIDDLSKEHGAVVVDLYGAHSLADPRMWDVDRLHLTADGHRRVAEAVWQALGYEPEDPEWHAPVPATPPPGWFLRRTADVRFARRHLLPWIGRRLTGRSSGDGLPPKRPELLPYEDLAP; translated from the coding sequence ATGCAGACGAATCCCACCCACACCAGTCTCGTCGCCGTCGGCGACTCCTTCACCGAGGGCATGTCGGACCTGCTGCCCGACGGCTCCTACCGGGGCTGGGCCGACCTCCTCGCCACCCGGATGGCCGCCCGCTCCCCCGGCTTCCGGTACGCGAACCTCGCGGTGCGCGGGAAGCTGATCGGGCAGATCGTCGACGAGCAGGTCGACGTGGCGGCGGCCATGGGAGCCGACGTGATCACCCTGGTCGGCGGGCTCAACGACACGCTGCGCCCCAAGTGCGACATGGCCCGGGTGCGGGACCTGCTGACGCAGGCCGTGGAACGGCTCGCCCCGAACTGCGGGCAACTGGTGCTGATGCGCAGTCCCGGCCGCCAGGGTCCGGTGCTGGAGCGGTTCCGGCCGCGCATGGAGGCCCTGTTCGCGATCATCGACGACCTGTCCAAGGAGCACGGCGCCGTGGTCGTCGACCTGTACGGGGCCCACTCGCTGGCCGACCCGCGCATGTGGGACGTGGACCGGCTGCACCTGACCGCCGACGGGCACCGCCGGGTGGCGGAGGCCGTGTGGCAGGCGCTCGGCTACGAGCCCGAGGATCCCGAGTGGCACGCGCCGGTCCCGGCGACGCCCCCGCCGGGCTGGTTCCTGCGCCGGACCGCTGACGTCCGGTTCGCCCGGCGGCACCTGCTGCCCTGGATAGGGCGCAGGCTGACCGGACGGTCGTCCGGGGACGGCCTGCCGCCCAAGCGCCCGGAGCTGCTGCCCTACGAGGACCTGGCGCCGTGA
- a CDS encoding GNAT family N-acetyltransferase, whose product MTELRVRAAGPEDLDAVLAFWKVAAEGTSISDDREGVERLVARDPQALLLAERGGDLLGTVIAGFDGWRCHLYRLAVHPDHRRQGIGSALLTAAEERFVRLGGRRGDAMVLRRNERAQHAWRAAGYAPEEQWRRWVKPLTD is encoded by the coding sequence ATGACCGAACTGCGCGTACGGGCCGCCGGGCCCGAGGACCTGGACGCCGTGCTGGCCTTCTGGAAGGTGGCCGCCGAGGGGACGAGCATCAGCGACGACCGGGAGGGCGTGGAGCGGCTGGTCGCCCGGGACCCCCAGGCACTGCTCCTGGCCGAGCGGGGCGGGGACCTGCTGGGCACGGTGATCGCGGGCTTCGACGGCTGGCGCTGCCATCTGTACCGGCTGGCGGTGCACCCGGATCACCGGCGTCAGGGCATCGGCTCTGCGTTGCTCACGGCCGCGGAGGAGCGTTTCGTACGGCTGGGCGGGCGCCGCGGGGACGCGATGGTGCTGCGGCGCAACGAGCGGGCCCAGCATGCCTGGCGGGCGGCCGGGTACGCGCCCGAGGAGCAGTGGCGACGCTGGGTGAAGCCCCTCACCGACTGA
- the bioB gene encoding biotin synthase BioB has product MDLLNTLVDKGLRRESPTREEALAVLATSDDDLLDVVAAAGKVRRHWFGRRVKLNYLVNLKSGLCPEDCSYCSQRLGSKAEILKYTWLRPDQASQAAAAGVAGGAKRVCLVASGRGPTDRDVDRVSDTIKAIKEQNEAVEVCACLGLLSDGQAERLREAGADAYNHNLNTSEATYGDITTTHTYADRVDTVTKAHAAGLSACSGLIAGMGESDEDLVDVVFSLRELDPDSVPVNFLIPMEGTPLAKEWHLTPQRCLRILAMTRFVCPDVEVRIAGGREVHLRTMQPLALNLANSIFLGDYLTSEGQAGHADLEMIADAGFEVEGAGQVTLPEHRATADGGGCGSHGGDGTCGSHEGGGACGSAPAEEGCGSAPAAGGCGSAPAAEPAVAGEARRDLVAVRRRGAGTDLAPNA; this is encoded by the coding sequence ATGGACCTGCTGAACACGCTGGTGGACAAGGGGCTTCGGCGCGAGTCGCCGACCCGCGAGGAGGCTCTTGCCGTCCTCGCCACTTCCGACGACGACCTGCTCGATGTGGTGGCCGCGGCCGGCAAGGTACGCCGTCACTGGTTCGGCCGACGGGTGAAGCTCAACTACCTCGTCAACCTCAAGTCCGGCCTGTGCCCCGAGGACTGCTCCTACTGCTCGCAGCGGCTCGGCTCCAAGGCCGAGATCCTCAAGTACACCTGGTTGAGGCCCGACCAGGCCTCCCAGGCCGCCGCGGCGGGCGTGGCCGGGGGCGCCAAGCGGGTGTGCCTGGTGGCCAGCGGACGCGGCCCGACCGACCGGGACGTGGACCGGGTCTCGGACACCATCAAGGCGATCAAGGAGCAGAACGAGGCCGTCGAGGTGTGCGCCTGCCTGGGCCTGCTCTCCGACGGCCAGGCGGAGCGGCTGCGTGAGGCGGGCGCGGACGCCTACAACCACAACCTCAACACGTCCGAGGCGACGTACGGGGACATCACGACCACGCACACGTACGCCGACCGGGTGGACACGGTGACCAAGGCGCACGCCGCCGGGCTGTCCGCCTGCTCGGGGCTGATCGCGGGCATGGGCGAGAGCGACGAGGACCTGGTCGACGTGGTCTTCTCGCTGCGCGAGCTGGACCCGGACTCGGTGCCGGTCAACTTCCTGATCCCGATGGAGGGCACGCCGCTGGCCAAGGAGTGGCACCTCACCCCGCAGCGGTGCCTGCGCATCCTGGCGATGACGCGGTTCGTCTGCCCGGACGTCGAGGTGCGCATCGCGGGCGGGCGCGAGGTCCACCTGCGCACGATGCAGCCGCTCGCCCTGAACCTGGCCAACTCCATCTTCCTCGGCGACTACCTCACCAGTGAGGGGCAGGCGGGCCATGCCGACCTGGAGATGATCGCGGACGCCGGTTTCGAGGTGGAGGGCGCCGGCCAGGTGACCCTGCCGGAACACCGGGCGACGGCAGACGGCGGCGGCTGCGGGTCGCACGGGGGCGACGGGACCTGCGGGTCGCACGAGGGCGGCGGAGCCTGCGGTTCCGCTCCGGCCGAGGAGGGCTGCGGCTCCGCTCCGGCCGCGGGGGGTTGCGGCTCGGCTCCGGCCGCCGAACCGGCGGTGGCCGGCGAGGCCCGTAGGGACCTGGTCGCCGTGCGCCGCCGCGGTGCCGGAACGGACCTCGCGCCCAATGCCTGA
- the mug gene encoding G/U mismatch-specific DNA glycosylase, with product MTRFTRAELEAARDRLVPDVVADGLRVLFCGINPGLMTAVTGHHFARPGNRFWPVLHLSGFTPRLLKPSEQGELPSYGLGITNVVARASARADELTAEEYREGGRLLALKVARLRPRWLAVVGVTAYRAAFDDRKARVGPQERTIGDTRVWVLPNPSGLNAHWTAQTMAEEFARLRAAAETEA from the coding sequence CTGACGCGCTTCACCCGCGCCGAGTTGGAGGCCGCCCGCGACCGACTCGTACCGGACGTCGTCGCGGACGGTCTCCGCGTGCTGTTCTGCGGCATCAACCCCGGCCTGATGACGGCGGTGACGGGCCACCACTTCGCCCGTCCCGGCAACCGCTTCTGGCCGGTGCTGCATCTGTCCGGGTTCACACCGAGGCTGCTGAAGCCCTCCGAGCAGGGCGAGTTGCCGTCGTACGGTCTCGGCATCACGAACGTCGTCGCGCGGGCCAGCGCGCGGGCGGACGAGCTGACCGCCGAGGAGTACCGGGAGGGCGGCCGGCTGCTGGCGCTCAAGGTGGCGCGGCTGCGGCCCCGTTGGCTCGCCGTGGTCGGGGTCACCGCGTACCGGGCGGCGTTCGACGACCGGAAGGCCCGGGTGGGGCCGCAGGAGCGGACGATCGGGGACACGCGCGTGTGGGTGCTGCCCAACCCCAGCGGGCTCAACGCGCACTGGACGGCGCAGACGATGGCGGAGGAGTTCGCGCGGCTGCGGGCCGCGGCGGAGACGGAGGCGTAG
- a CDS encoding class I SAM-dependent methyltransferase — protein sequence MALRSARARGVPRDAVHHPLFARYYARVSVGMETRMGMGGVRERLLAGLSGRVIEVGAGNGLNFSHYPGTVSEVVAIEPERVLRQLAVEAALRAQVPVDVAPGAAEALPVKSEAFDAAVVSLVLCSVRDVPRALGELRRVLRPGGQVRFFEHGRGGGRMMAFTQRALDRTLWPPLSGGCHLSREPVAALRDAGFALGPYRRVMMPENGPALPSSYCVLGTAWRPPGTEA from the coding sequence ATGGCACTGCGATCCGCCCGTGCCCGCGGAGTGCCGCGGGACGCCGTGCACCATCCGCTGTTCGCCCGCTACTACGCCCGGGTCAGTGTGGGCATGGAGACCCGGATGGGTATGGGGGGTGTTCGTGAGCGGCTGCTCGCCGGGCTGTCCGGGCGGGTGATCGAGGTCGGTGCGGGCAACGGGCTGAACTTCTCGCACTACCCGGGCACCGTCTCGGAGGTCGTCGCCATCGAACCGGAGCGCGTGCTGCGGCAACTGGCCGTGGAGGCGGCGCTGCGCGCTCAGGTGCCGGTGGACGTGGCACCGGGCGCGGCGGAGGCCCTCCCGGTCAAGAGCGAGGCCTTCGACGCCGCCGTGGTCTCGCTCGTGCTGTGCAGCGTCCGTGACGTGCCACGGGCGCTCGGGGAGCTGCGGCGGGTGCTGCGGCCCGGCGGACAGGTGCGGTTCTTCGAGCACGGCCGGGGCGGTGGGCGGATGATGGCCTTCACCCAGCGCGCGCTGGACCGGACGCTGTGGCCTCCGCTGTCCGGCGGCTGCCACCTGTCCCGCGAGCCGGTCGCCGCGCTGCGGGACGCGGGCTTCGCGCTCGGGCCCTACCGGCGGGTGATGATGCCGGAGAACGGGCCGGCGCTGCCGAGTTCGTACTGCGTGCTCGGCACGGCCTGGCGGCCGCCCGGGACGGAGGCGTAG
- a CDS encoding hemolysin family protein codes for MTEVLLLLVAILLSLACGAFVAAEFSLTTVERGELERAVARGERGAASALKAVRNLTFQLSGAQLGITVTNLVVGMLAEPSVAALIAGPLESAGVSRSAASSLALVLGTALSTVFLMIVGELVPKNWAISAPLAVAKRVGGPQRWFSAAFRPFITHLNNTANRVVRVFGVEPAEELASARGPQELAALARHSAKEGALEADTAELFVRTLNLADLTAQNVMTPRVQVIALDARATCEDVANATRATGLSRFPVYQDTLDAVVGTAHVKDVLAVPAGRRPGIPVAELMREPLLVPESLTVDRLLDRLSGRRTMAVVIDEYGGTAGVATLEDIVEEVVGEVRDEHDPHETPELDPAGTDERGHVLYRADGAARVDRLARLGLKVPEGPYETVAGLVAAELGRIPAVGDTLEVAGWRLDVVDATGRRAARVLLHAPLDDARAADTTDEGEAGR; via the coding sequence ATGACCGAAGTGCTCCTGCTGCTGGTGGCGATCCTGCTGTCGCTCGCGTGCGGCGCCTTCGTCGCGGCCGAGTTCTCGCTGACCACCGTCGAGCGCGGCGAGCTGGAGCGGGCGGTGGCGCGCGGCGAGCGGGGTGCGGCGAGCGCTCTGAAGGCCGTACGGAACCTGACCTTCCAGCTTTCCGGGGCCCAGCTCGGCATCACGGTCACCAATTTGGTGGTCGGCATGCTCGCCGAGCCCTCGGTCGCGGCGCTGATCGCGGGTCCGCTGGAGAGTGCCGGCGTGTCGCGCTCGGCGGCCTCGTCGCTGGCGCTGGTGCTGGGTACGGCCCTGTCGACGGTCTTCCTGATGATCGTCGGCGAGCTGGTGCCGAAGAACTGGGCGATCTCCGCGCCGCTGGCCGTCGCCAAACGGGTGGGCGGTCCGCAGCGCTGGTTCAGCGCCGCGTTCCGGCCCTTCATCACCCACCTCAACAACACGGCCAACCGCGTCGTGCGCGTCTTCGGTGTGGAGCCCGCCGAGGAACTGGCGTCGGCGCGTGGGCCGCAGGAGCTGGCCGCGCTCGCCCGGCACTCGGCCAAGGAGGGCGCGCTCGAGGCGGACACCGCCGAGCTGTTCGTGCGCACCCTGAACCTGGCCGACCTGACGGCACAGAACGTGATGACCCCGCGCGTGCAGGTCATCGCCCTCGACGCCCGGGCGACCTGCGAGGACGTGGCGAACGCGACACGGGCGACCGGGCTGTCCCGGTTCCCCGTCTACCAGGACACGCTCGACGCCGTAGTGGGCACCGCGCACGTCAAGGACGTCCTGGCGGTGCCCGCCGGGCGGCGGCCCGGGATCCCGGTCGCCGAGCTGATGCGCGAGCCCCTGCTCGTCCCGGAGTCACTGACCGTCGACCGGCTGCTGGACCGCCTCTCCGGGCGGCGCACGATGGCCGTGGTGATCGACGAGTACGGCGGGACGGCGGGTGTGGCCACGCTGGAGGACATCGTCGAGGAGGTCGTCGGCGAGGTGCGGGACGAGCACGATCCGCACGAGACGCCCGAGCTGGACCCGGCCGGCACCGACGAGCGGGGGCACGTTCTGTACCGGGCCGACGGCGCGGCCCGCGTGGACCGGCTCGCGCGCTTGGGACTCAAGGTGCCCGAGGGACCGTACGAGACGGTCGCCGGGCTGGTCGCGGCCGAGCTGGGGCGCATCCCCGCCGTCGGCGACACTCTGGAGGTCGCCGGCTGGCGGCTGGACGTCGTGGACGCCACGGGCCGCCGGGCGGCCCGGGTACTGCTGCACGCGCCGCTCGACGACGCGCGCGCCGCCGACACCACCGACGAAGGGGAGGCCGGCCGGTGA
- a CDS encoding hemolysin family protein, which translates to MTAVQLLIGLATLVVNAFFVGAEFALISVRRSQVEQYVDAGAAGAEGDRRAKSVLWGLEHVSALMAAAQLGITLCTLVLGVVAEPAIAHLLEPVFHAVGVPSGAGHAVSFVIALALATYLHMLLGEMVPKNIALAEPVRSALLLGPPLVALSRALRPVIFTVNALANALLKLLRVDTKDEVSATFTDAQLAEIVKDASEAGLIDDRAQERLHDALELGRRPVRDVVLPLERVVHARVGITPEQLERLSAESGFSRFPVVDDGRRIVGYLHVKDALDASPRDLPFGLRDMRPIARARERTPLDDVLTAMRRSRTHLAAVIGSDGRLAGLVTMEDVLRELFGQRT; encoded by the coding sequence GTGACCGCCGTGCAACTGCTGATCGGTCTGGCGACGCTCGTCGTCAACGCCTTCTTCGTGGGTGCCGAGTTCGCGCTGATCTCGGTGCGCCGCAGCCAGGTGGAGCAGTACGTCGATGCCGGGGCGGCGGGGGCGGAGGGCGACCGGCGCGCGAAGAGCGTGCTGTGGGGCCTGGAGCACGTGTCGGCGCTGATGGCGGCGGCCCAGCTCGGCATCACGCTGTGCACGCTGGTCCTCGGTGTGGTCGCGGAACCGGCCATCGCGCACCTGCTGGAGCCGGTGTTCCACGCGGTGGGCGTGCCGTCCGGCGCGGGGCACGCGGTCTCCTTCGTGATCGCCCTCGCGCTGGCGACGTATCTGCACATGCTGCTCGGCGAGATGGTGCCCAAGAACATCGCGCTGGCCGAGCCGGTGCGCAGCGCGCTGCTGCTCGGGCCGCCACTGGTGGCGCTGTCCCGGGCGCTGCGCCCGGTGATCTTCACGGTCAACGCCTTGGCGAACGCGCTGCTCAAGCTGCTCAGGGTCGACACGAAGGACGAGGTCTCGGCGACCTTCACGGACGCGCAACTCGCCGAGATCGTCAAGGACGCCAGCGAGGCCGGGCTGATCGACGACCGGGCCCAGGAACGCCTCCACGACGCCCTGGAGCTGGGCCGGCGGCCGGTGCGGGACGTGGTGCTGCCGCTGGAGCGCGTCGTCCACGCGCGCGTGGGGATCACCCCGGAGCAGTTGGAGCGGCTGTCGGCGGAGTCGGGATTCTCGCGCTTCCCGGTGGTGGACGACGGGCGGCGGATCGTCGGCTACCTGCACGTGAAGGACGCCCTGGACGCCTCGCCGCGGGACCTGCCGTTCGGCCTGCGGGACATGCGGCCCATCGCGCGGGCCCGGGAGCGCACCCCGCTGGACGACGTGCTCACCGCGATGCGCCGCAGCCGTACGCATCTGGCGGCCGTGATCGGCTCCGACGGGCGGCTGGCGGGACTGGTGACCATGGAGGACGTGCTGCGGGAACTGTTCGGGCAGCGGACGTGA
- the bioD gene encoding dethiobiotin synthase produces MPVLVITGTGTEVGKTVVTAAVAAASLAGGRSVAVLKAAQTGVRPDEPGDAQEVARLAGAVTAAEVARYPEPLAPGTAARRAGRAPVHPEEVAEAADKLATEHDLVLVEGAGGLLVRFDAAGGTLADVAALLGAPVLLVASAGLGTLNTTELTARELRSRGLELPGVVIGNWPGTPDLAARCNLADLPEVAGAPLLGALPAGAASLPPAAFRSAAPHWLAPRLEGTWDAEAFRAREGP; encoded by the coding sequence ATGCCGGTACTGGTGATCACGGGCACGGGCACGGAGGTCGGCAAGACGGTCGTGACCGCCGCCGTCGCCGCGGCCTCGCTGGCGGGTGGCCGGTCGGTGGCCGTGCTGAAGGCCGCGCAGACCGGCGTACGACCGGACGAGCCGGGGGACGCGCAGGAAGTGGCGCGCCTCGCCGGCGCCGTCACGGCCGCCGAAGTCGCCCGGTATCCCGAGCCGTTGGCGCCGGGTACGGCCGCGCGCCGGGCCGGCCGGGCGCCGGTGCACCCCGAGGAGGTGGCGGAGGCCGCGGACAAGCTGGCCACCGAGCACGACCTGGTGCTGGTCGAGGGCGCGGGCGGACTGCTCGTGCGCTTCGACGCGGCCGGCGGGACGCTGGCGGACGTCGCCGCGCTGCTGGGAGCACCGGTGCTGCTGGTGGCGTCGGCCGGGCTGGGCACGCTGAACACCACGGAACTGACGGCGCGTGAACTGCGCTCCCGCGGCCTGGAGCTGCCGGGCGTGGTGATCGGCAACTGGCCCGGCACTCCGGACCTCGCCGCACGCTGCAATCTCGCGGACCTCCCGGAGGTGGCCGGAGCCCCTCTGCTCGGCGCCCTGCCCGCCGGTGCGGCCTCGCTCCCGCCGGCCGCCTTCCGGTCGGCGGCACCGCACTGGCTGGCGCCCCGGCTGGAGGGCACGTGGGACGCCGAGGCGTTCCGGGCCCGGGAGGGGCCCTGA
- the purB gene encoding adenylosuccinate lyase, with amino-acid sequence MTSAPAKPRIPNVLAGRYASAELATLWSPEQKVKLERQLWLAVLRAQKDLGIDVPDAAIADYERVLDQVDLASIAEREKVTRHDVKARIEEFNDLAGHEHVHKGMTSRDLTENVEQLQVRLSLELIRDRSVAVLARLGKLSGEYAELVMAGRSHNVAAQATTLGKRFATAADELLVAYGRVEELLGRYPLRGIKGPVGTAQDMLDLLGGDAGKLAELERRIAGHLGFSQAFTSVGQVYPRSLDYEVVTALVQLAAAPSSLAKTIRLMAGHELVTEGFKPGQVGSSAMPHKMNTRSCERVNGLMVILRGYASMTGELAGDQWNEGDVSCSVVRRVALPDAFFALDGLLETFLTVLDEFGAFPAVVARELDRYLPFLATTKVLMGAVRAGVGREVAHEAIKENAVASALAMREQGAERNELLDQLAADERIPLDRAGLDALMADKLSFTGAAADQVGVLVGRIEEIVKQHPAAAGYTPGAIL; translated from the coding sequence GTGACTTCCGCTCCCGCCAAGCCCCGCATCCCGAACGTCCTCGCCGGACGCTACGCCTCCGCCGAGCTCGCCACGCTCTGGTCGCCCGAGCAGAAGGTGAAGCTGGAGCGGCAGCTCTGGCTCGCCGTGCTGCGGGCCCAGAAGGACCTCGGCATCGACGTGCCCGACGCCGCGATCGCCGACTACGAACGCGTCCTCGACCAGGTCGACCTGGCCTCGATCGCCGAGCGCGAGAAGGTCACGCGGCACGACGTGAAGGCGCGGATCGAGGAGTTCAACGACCTCGCCGGGCACGAGCACGTGCACAAGGGCATGACCTCCCGCGACCTGACGGAGAACGTCGAGCAGCTCCAGGTCCGGCTCTCGCTGGAGCTGATCCGGGACCGCTCGGTGGCCGTCCTCGCCCGGCTGGGCAAGCTGTCCGGCGAGTACGCCGAACTGGTCATGGCCGGCCGCTCCCACAACGTCGCCGCGCAGGCCACGACGCTGGGCAAGCGCTTCGCCACGGCCGCCGACGAGCTGCTCGTCGCGTACGGCCGGGTGGAGGAGCTGCTCGGCCGCTACCCGCTGCGCGGCATCAAGGGCCCGGTCGGCACCGCCCAGGACATGCTGGACCTGCTCGGCGGGGACGCGGGCAAGCTCGCGGAGCTGGAGCGGCGGATCGCCGGGCACCTGGGCTTCTCGCAGGCGTTCACCTCGGTCGGCCAGGTCTACCCGCGCTCGCTGGACTACGAGGTCGTGACCGCGCTGGTGCAGCTCGCGGCGGCGCCGTCCTCGCTGGCGAAGACGATCCGGCTGATGGCCGGGCACGAGCTGGTCACCGAGGGCTTCAAGCCCGGCCAGGTCGGCTCCTCCGCGATGCCGCACAAGATGAACACCCGCTCCTGCGAGCGCGTCAACGGCCTGATGGTCATCCTGCGCGGCTACGCCTCGATGACCGGCGAGCTGGCGGGCGACCAGTGGAACGAGGGCGACGTGTCCTGCTCGGTGGTGCGCCGGGTGGCCCTGCCCGACGCGTTCTTCGCCCTCGACGGACTGCTGGAGACGTTCCTGACCGTCCTCGACGAGTTCGGCGCCTTCCCGGCCGTCGTGGCCCGGGAGCTGGACCGCTACCTGCCGTTCCTGGCCACCACCAAGGTCCTCATGGGCGCGGTGCGGGCCGGCGTCGGCCGCGAGGTCGCGCACGAGGCGATCAAGGAGAACGCCGTCGCCTCCGCGCTGGCGATGCGCGAGCAGGGCGCCGAGCGCAACGAGCTGCTCGACCAACTGGCCGCCGACGAGCGCATCCCGCTGGACCGGGCCGGGCTGGACGCGCTGATGGCCGACAAGCTGTCCTTCACGGGCGCCGCGGCCGATCAGGTCGGCGTGCTCGTCGGCCGGATCGAGGAGATCGTCAAGCAGCACCCGGCGGCCGCGGGCTACACCCCCGGAGCGATCCTCTGA